A segment of the Campylobacter anatolicus genome:
TGGTAGAAGCCTAAATCTAGCCATGAGTGCTGGTATCGTAGCGTATGAAGCGATAAGACAGAATTTAGATAAATTTGAGTTTAGACAAAAATTAAATGGGAGCGGTATTTGAGAGTATTTTTGGCTTTAGTTTTTATCATAGTTTTTGGTTTTGCAGGCGAGATAAGTATTGCTACGTATAATGTGGAAAATTTATTTGATTGTAAAAACGATGGGAGTGAGTATAAAGACTTTAAAGTTGGCAGTAAAAGTAAGTGGAACTGTGATATAGCAGATGAGAAGCTAAGTCGCATAAAGGAGGTTGTGTTGAGTTTAAATAGCGATATAATAGCACTTCAAGAGATAGAAAACGAGCAAATTCTAAAAGAGCTTGTGCGTGGGACTGAGTATAAATATGCTGTTTTTAGTGTCGGCGAAAATGCCCCTATTGGACTTGGGATAATATCAAAGATAATGCCTATAAAAACGCAAGAATATGCTGTGCCAAATGTAAAAACTAGAAATATTTTAAGAGTTGATTTTGAGCTTGAAAATAAGAACTTCAGCGTTTTCGTAGCTCATTTTCCTGCACTTAAAAATGGCTTAAGTGTTCAGCAAAAGGCCGAGAGAACACTCAGAGTAGCACTTGAAGGTGTAAAAAATGGTGTAGTTTTGGGCGATTTTAATACACCATTTGGCGAACGCTCACTATTAAATGATATTATTTTAACTCGTGGATATGTTGATCTTTGGGAAGTTTTGGAGTATAAACAGCGTTACTCACATGTGAGTGCAAATGGCAAAAAGAGTGCGATAGATCATATTTTGCTATCGTCTGATATAGTAAAAGGCGTTGAACTAGGCTATAAAAATGAGAGTTTTGAGGTATTTAGAGCTAAATTTATGCTAGATTCAAAAGGGTATATAAAAAGAGAAAACGGTAGAAATTTATACTCAGATCACTTTCCTCTTAAATTTATCCTAACAACTGATACGCAGACGCAAAGAAGTGGCTTTTTTACTCAAATTTTTGGCTCAAAAGATGAGATAAAAGCTAAACAAAAAGATAAAAAGTTGTCACCAGCTATTGGTGATGAAAGTAGAGTAGTAAGTATAGATGATATCTTTGCAAAGCCTAAAAATACGCCATTTTTGCTTAGTCGTGCAGTCGTGGTGCATAAGGATAAAAATGGCTTTATAATCTCTTCAAATCATCGTGGCATTTATGTTTTTAACCCTGATAATAATTTTGAGCTTGGGCAGA
Coding sequences within it:
- a CDS encoding endonuclease/exonuclease/phosphatase family protein, with the translated sequence MRVFLALVFIIVFGFAGEISIATYNVENLFDCKNDGSEYKDFKVGSKSKWNCDIADEKLSRIKEVVLSLNSDIIALQEIENEQILKELVRGTEYKYAVFSVGENAPIGLGIISKIMPIKTQEYAVPNVKTRNILRVDFELENKNFSVFVAHFPALKNGLSVQQKAERTLRVALEGVKNGVVLGDFNTPFGERSLLNDIILTRGYVDLWEVLEYKQRYSHVSANGKKSAIDHILLSSDIVKGVELGYKNESFEVFRAKFMLDSKGYIKRENGRNLYSDHFPLKFILTTDTQTQRSGFFTQIFGSKDEIKAKQKDKKLSPAIGDESRVVSIDDIFAKPKNTPFLLSRAVVVHKDKNGFIISSNHRGIYVFNPDNNFELGQMMDMLITKTKIYKDALEVATYEVKKLYEVQNPEPFMMSESMLSEARSGDVIDRISGELKNGELKTPYGNVRVYSKNGRLKDGEITLKNVRVGSYQGKIQLVVER